The segment GAGTAGCCAGGTTAAATCAAACCGAGGAGGCAACCAAGccacgctctctctctctctctctcctcccaaaTCCGCACGGCTCCcgtgctctcctctcctctcctctcaaaaccctccacggcggcggcggcggcggcgggactcCCTCTCTGGCGAGgcctcgtcctcttcctccgTGAGGTGAGCGCGCTTTCGCTCGGCATCTACTTCCCGGTGAATCCGTAGCTTTGGTGGTGCGGGCGGGTCTAGCTTAGCTGCGGCGgagagctcgccgccgacccgcCCGGAGATTGGTTGCTTGCGCTGTAGGCCTCGTTCTCCTGTGCCGTGTGGTACTCGCGCTGTAGCCGCGGGAGGTGTAGCTTGGATGTGCCCGCTCGCGTCGTGGTGGGGGCGCGGCTCTGCTCTCGATTTAGGGTTCATGGGGCTCGTGGctgattttttcttttcactcGCTTATGACGAGTTTGCTGTGGTGTTAGGGGTTTGTGCGTTGAGCTGAGCTTTATCTAGGTGGATCCGGAGTAGAAATAACTTGGGGGTTTTCGTGTAGTCCACAGTTAGATTGGTGCAGGAAGCGGGTTGCCCCCATCTGGTATTGTTCCGAGCTGTGCCCCTCGCAAAGCATTACGCGAGCCACCTGTTGCTACAATTTATGCTGCACTTCTGTCCGAGAAGCATCTCACCTTCAGTTTTGTGTTACTTGACATGGTCTATGTTGTGTGTTTCCAGAAAATATGGATGGGAACATCGAGAATACTGCGGAGGACATGAGTGGGATTGCCAGTAATCTTGATAATGAGGAGCAGGCGATTCCTCTCAGTGATGTGCCTGAGCAGTACAAGGAAGATCCAGAAAATACATATGACGAAGAAACCAAAGACTCAAGCTATGAAGAATCAGGGATCCCATACAATGAAGATCAGGTGAACATAAATGATGGAAATGTGGGGCATCAGCATGAAGAGGACCAAGCTATCCCCTCAGAAGAAGGGCATGCCTATGGTGGAGAAGCTCAGGGAGAGCAGCAGGCCAATGCAGTAACTGATGAGAAGAAATGGCCAGGTTGGCCTGGAGAAAGTGTTTTCCGTATACTTGTTCCAGCCCAAAAAGTGGGCGCTGTCATTGGCCGAAAAGGGGAGTTTATCAAGAAAATGTGTGAGGAGTCCAGAGCTCGCATAAAGGTGCTTGATGGACCACCAGGGGTACCAGATAGAGCAGTaagttttttctctcttcttaagCTGGACTAGTTTCTACTATTGTTGTTTCAGTCAGTATGCGCAGTAGTGTTGTAGGCTTTGAATGCACGGTACGCTTGTTCCAGAGAACCAGTCAAGTAGATATTTGTAATATATGGGTGCCATTTTTGTCCTATTTTATAGTTGTATTGAGGAATGAATTTAGCTAGGAAGCATTGTAGTTACAGGTGGTTACAGCACTATGCAATTTCTTGATCCCCCACACCATGTATTATATTCACATTCAACTGCGATGGTCTATAAACTGTTGTATTTTCTTTTACCAATCTATCTGATAGTTGGTGAGCCTGTTGTCTGCAAGTAATGGAGTTGAAAATAAATTGTGTTTTGACACAGGAGACAGAAATGAAAGAGGAACTAGCTGGCATTTTTACATTATATAATATGATGCCATTTCAATAATAGTTTCAAATTAATGCTGCTCTAACTTGTGACCAAGTGCTTGAGTAGGCTTGCTTGCTTTTCTTTACTCCCTGAGAAGGGGATGCAGTTTTATTAGAAGTTTAAGAATATCTTGGTTAGTGACTATGGTGCTGTAATGCTCCTAATAAGTACTGTGTTGTTATCATTACTAAATCAAGTGGTAGGTATAATATTTTGCAACATGTGATCATCTAGGACGTTGTAGTGGGTTAAATGTATAATTACTAATAAAAGATAGTGCTGTAACTACAACCTTCCTGTATAGAATGGCTATATGGTTGTTTCAATTGGTGAAATCTATCTCAGCTTTGAAACCTCAGTTTGTAGGGAAACAAAGATGACTATAGATTTTTGCATATATTAAGTAATTTTCACACAAACAAATATTCTTTGTAGAAAAAAGGTTATGACTGAATATCAGATCGGAACACTGATTATGGCCAATCGGTGAACTGTATGTACAAGGGCAAGAGAAAATTCTAACCCatctttcaaatttgagtttggATGCTAATGTTAATAGGTTTTGGACTGTACATGGATCAAGACATCAAGTAGTTAATgcatatattataattatagatGCTCTTTGCCTCTATATCAGTAAATATTCTGAATGATTATCAGATGAGAACAATGATTTGTTCCATTCAGGAGAATCATGTGTAAAGGCAAATAAAAGAACATCAAATATTGGGCCGTCACCCCTTGATGTATTTCATTGTAtaactattaaaaaatattcacTCTACTTGTCTTAAAAGTTTCTCTGCAACTAAAGAAATTCAAACTAATGGATTgaattatcaaaaaaatgaagaaactGACATTCAAGTACGAAACTTAATAGTGTCGTCGTGTCGATAGCAATAACAAACTACCTTTGCAGGTTCTCACTGCAGTGTAAGGCCTCAAGTCGAATTGTTTATGTATCAAAAATAGACGAGCGGTCATGGTTATCAAAGTTCAGTTTTGTGCTCCTGTGCTGCAAATACTGTTAAGTCTTTTGATTATCGGATGAAGATCCCTGTCAAGAAGCTTCATATGTTGTCCGGTAATTCCATGACCTGCTTGATTTTTTGACCAAACGGGAATCAGTTTGTAAAGTTAataaaagattaaaataactaaaaaaacCTTAAACCTAATCGGTTCCTAAATAATAAAAGTGATAACTGCAAGTGATACCTTTCAAATGTGAAGTAGTATCACATGCATCGATATTTTTGGAATTGGTTCATTTGAAGTAGTGCTCTTAAATCACTATAATTTATCAAGAGATGAGTGAGTTATATACCCAAGTGAACTGAAATGCAACGGCACATTTCTATCCCTTTCCCGGATTATAAGATTGCCCCCATTTAGAAAATGTTAGCGTCCAACAATGGGTCAGAATTTTATTACCCATAGACATCAGTTTTGTGATTAGTGATGCTAACTTAGATGGATAAACATGCTAACCAGAAAATGAGGAATGGAGAACTTGCTGGTCGTAGTGTCCCACTCGTTAAATGAAGATAGACTACTCTATGAATTCTTGATTTTATTACTTAGGCAAAAATAGTTTGTGTTTTGATGGATTTTAATCAGgattttattttaagttatgTGGATAAATATATCAACGATAATGTTTTTTGGCAATATCTTTTAAGAGcattatcaaaaatattttgCGAGAATTTGTAAATAATTTGTTCATTATATTCCATAACTCAGCTCAACAACATCAAACTAGCACTAATTAGTATTAGTATGCCTAGGATGAGTTGTTGTATGATAAGAAGGAAGTGGAGAGTATCCTACTATACTTTGGCAGTCCTTGTCTTGGCAATGCCATGCTGAACTGTTTAATATTTTAGTCTTTATGGCAGACATTTTTTGGGTGTGTATCTGCAACGTTTCAAGTGAAGGCAACCCATGCATAAATGAATGAGTTGCAACCCCACTAATAATTTCAGAATAAATATAACCGTGCAATCACATCTGTCTAATGCGGATCGGACATATATTCCCTGCCCTTGACCCTTTTGTTATCATGCTAGTAACATTTTTTCTGTGCTTTTTGCACATTGCTGTTATTGACTCTCCAATGGTTGCTCATCTGTATGTACCTGCCTGCTGACATAAATACCATTTTCTTTCTTAAAGGTAATGATTTCAGCAAAAGATGAACCAGATGCACCATTACCTCCTGCTGTTGATGGATTGCTTAGAGTTCACAAGCGGATAACAGATGGTTTAGATGGTGAATCTGATCAACCTCAACGTGCTGCTGGTACTGTAGGGCCAACACGGCTACTGGTGCCAGCTTCTCAAGCTGGCAGCCTGATTGGCAAGCAAGGAGCAACCATTAAATCCATACAGGATGCTTCTAAGTGTGTTCTCCGAATTCTTGGTGAgcttttacatttttttctcccatAACGTACATTATTTCTAGTATATTCtatgttttgttttattctGTTTCAAAACTGGAgtactttttaaattaaacaGTGATAGATCTACTAAggctctttctttttttcatatctTATATGATTATTCTCTTAATGAATTAGGAAATATGCATTTTTAGGCATACGTTGTATATACTCAATGGATGTTTTTATAACCCATTCTCTCAAGGACGAATATTTTGCACTTCATCCAATAATGATTTAGCCACATACAAATCTATTCATGGTTTTAATGTTCTGCGCTTAGCAGACTATATAGGATCGactattttcctttttatgtattaaaaaaatacattaatgCATGCATGTCTGAGGCAAAGGCCATCCTTTGAGGACTCAAGCATGCTGGACATATGCCATATAGCATTATAATTCCCCTTTGATTGTTGGGCTTGTTATTCTAGCTTGTTCCTGACTTTACCACTGTTTGGTTTGCTGGGTGATGTTTGGTCACTTGGTTGTTTGTCTTTCAATTTTTATTAGGCTCCTATAACAACCGCAACTAGTTTCACAAGAATTCATGCACGACATATTTTATAGAGCATTTAACATTCAGTTTCAATAGTTTAACATTTCCTTACATCTTTTACAGAAAGTGTACCACCTGTTGCATTAAGTGACGACCGAGTTGTTGAGATACAAGGTGAACCTCTAGATGTCCACAAAGCAGTGGAACTGATTGCAAGTCATTTAAGAAAATTTCTTGTTGACCGCAGTGTGCTCCCTTTGTTCGAAATGCAGGTAAGTTCATTTCTTTTATGCAGTATATTACATACTCTTACTTTTGCATGAGTGGTTGATAATCATAAGTTGCTTTCCTTGACAGATGAAAGTGCACAATGCGCACAGAGAGCAACCTATGCCACCTCCTCAGACGTGGGGTCCTCCTCCACCGTGGGGTCATCCATCAAACGTTCCTCCTGGTGGCCCAGGTTATGGTGGTAATCCACAGTTCATGCCTCCTCGGCCTCAAGACCACTATTATCCTCCTCCTGATGTACCTCCTGTCGAAAAGCAACCACACTATGGAATTTCTTCATATGGCCGTGATGTACCTCCTACTGGTGCTCCTCCTGCCTCAGGgaatcaacacccaccacatGGTTCTTCTCAAGTTAGTTGCTAAAAATTTGACCACTGTGAACATAATGAACTGTTTATGCGCCTGCTATAAAGTTTCTTTTACTGAGTTTTCCCCCATATATGTTGTTTTTATTTGACAGATAACACACAGCATGCAAGTTCCTCTTTCCTACGCTGATGCCGTGATTGGGGCAGCTGGTGCTAGTATCAGCTACATTCGCAGGCATAGTGGTGCAACAATAAGTATTCAGGAAGGTGTTCCTGGAGAAATGACTGTGGAGATATCAGGAAGTGCTTCACAAGTTCAAACTGCCCAGCAACTGATCAAGgtattcttttttgtttcgtAAATTGCGTCAGCATTATCACTGTTTTCACagaacaacaaagaaaaaacattatCACACTGTCTATGACCTGCATCTTGGCTAATTATTATAATATGCTGATAATCTATTTGCGAGTCTGATGTTCCTGAGTCTACCTCTTGCATTAATTAGATAGAAGTGCTGCATAGAAGAAACTCGGTAGCTCTGGATTGTATTATTAGTAGGATAAACCACTACATACGCAGCTCTTTTTTCATCAATTGTTACAAAATGTGTATGGAGAGATCTACTCGGTATTATACCGAAGTGGTGGGGGGAAATCCTCTGTTCATATCTTCATATTGATAGTCAGGCTATCCTCATTTTAATGATGGTCACTGGTAATCAAAATCATTGAACTTAAAAACTTACCGATACCCAGCTCAGACAAAGAAGGCTACCTACAGTCCTGCACTGAttgttatttatatttttttagaaaaaaaatctcgtaTTAACAGCAGCATCTTCTCTTGCAGAATTTCATGGCTGAAGCTTCTCCCCAAGGCCCCCCACAAgctcctgctcctcctgctcAACCAGTCGACACGGGCTACAGCTCCTACCCATCGTACGGAGGAACATCATACGGATCTCCTCCTGGCGGCGCAGGTCCTCACAATGGTGGAAGCTATGGCGGTGCGCCACCCCCCTACCCTCCGAGCTACGGATACTAGTTGTTTGGAAGCGCCCTAGGCTTTAGAAAGAGTGGGATCTTCTGGTTTTGTTCTGTTCGTCTGTCAAGAACTCTCAGATTATTGGTTGTTAGGACTTCCTGAACGCTTTAGTTATGGTGTAAACTGCTTTCTGACGGCGGCAGCAAATGTTCCCTGTTTCCTCATATGCTGTCTAGCTTCTCATGTGTTGTAAAATGGAGCCCATTTTAACCTAATATTTCCTTCATGCACTCTTCTTACCTAATGCTGCTCCTGTCAAAACCTAATcttttatactacctccgtttcaaaatgtttgacaccgttgatttttagtacgtgtttgaccattcgtcttattcaaaaaatttaagtaattatttattcttttcatatcatttgatttattgttaaatatactttcatgtatacatatagttttacatatttcacaaatttttttgaacaagacgaatggtcaaatatgtgctaaaaagtcaacggtgtcaaatattttgaaacggagggagtagttactactacctctgtcccatattacttgtccttttgagtttttgtttgtcaatgtttgatcattcgtcttattcaaagaattttggaattattatttattttgtttgtcaattgctttattatcgaaagtactttacatatgacttatctttttttatatttgcactaatttttcaaataaaacgaatggtcaaacgttgcaaataaaaagtcaaaaacgtcacctattatgggactgagggagtattaCAGTTGATGTTGCTACAGTTTAACTGGGTTTCTCTGTAGCTGTAACAGGGACCGCATTCTCCATGCCTGTCCATGTGCTTCAAGATCCGGGCACCCGTGATCTGCAGAGGCAACCCCGTGGTTTTGGAGGGGCATGAAGGAATCAGGATGATGATGAACGAAACGGATAAGCAAAACCAGGACCTCAATGTCCAATCAACAATGGCATCTTGGAGATGGTATGGATGACCCTCTACCAACTCATCATTTGGCCTGAAGgagctgcttctgctgctacTCTACTGAAGACGGTTCGATCTTGGCTCCTCTAATCCTATGGTCAACACGATTACACGCTAACACGATTTGCTGCTATCTGGTGATTGATTCATGCCCTGTCACTTGACATCACCTGGAGGAGACGGCTGAAGGCTCCAGAGATGAACATGGCCATTGGCCAGCCAGCCTAACAAGGTACGACTCTCTTAAAAAGAAAGCTAACAAACAGGAAGAGAATGTTTTTATCCATGTTGCTAGAAGCTTTAAAAGTCTCTGATCCTGTCACTATCTTTTGCTGTTCGTTTATCGTGGAAGTCCAGCATGGACAGATTTTTAGGCTATAATTTTCTACAAGTTCGCACACGAGTCTTGACTTGCTGGCGCACTGCCAGCGAAGAGATTGACTTGTTGTGATGTGTGCTTATGTCCTGTGGGGGGGTCCAAATTCTAGACTTAAGAGGCACGTTTTAGCTGCCCTCATTCATAGACTACCAAATCAGTGACCACAATAATATCCTTTTTTTCAGAGTCATCACTTGGTTAGATGCAATGCACATAGGCCAAACTTTGGTTTCTTACAAGTCACAGCTCTAGGTGAGAAACTAACTAGAGGCGCCTCTTTTCTTTGATAAAAGATAAATGCCCAGGTGCGTCAAAGTCTAGAGTAATTTTGTATTCGTTAGTGGCTAACGTCGTATCTGAAATGGTCGACATCATCATGTCAAGAGTTGGGGCTAAATTAGTGTGGGATGGTAGACTCGGGAGCACAGAATCATATGATTCAAGTTGATGAAAAGAATGTCTTGACAAATCCAAATTGGCAACCTGTTagtgtttatttattttgctgttCAGTGTCCATCCACTAGGAAAGCTGCACTGGGGGCAAAGATGCACCAACCACTTTGCTGTCATTTTGTTTTCTGAAGAAATTGTGTGATATCTGTCAGACATGCATAGCTGTTTGAGGATCCTACCTTATAACTGTAGCCTGTCAGACATGCTGCTATGATGTACCGATCGACCATACCTTTTTTTGCTTGTTGATCGATGTGTTAATCATTAGCAAAGCTAATAATGATAAAccataagggtgtgtttagttccaaagtttttttccaaactttcaagtttccatcacatcaaacctttcatacacacaaaacttttcagtcacatcgtctctaattttaactaaattctaaactttggacgatctaaacacagcctaagatgACGAGTTAGCCTGTCCTGTCCTTCAACAAGAGCTTTGATAAGAAAGGGGAATCAACTTGGGCAGAGAAAACTCCATTGCCTGGCAATTTAGATTTCATGCTTCAGAAGAAATTCATAGGACATGGTCACATGTCATACGGCTACAGACCCaaaagtggagagagagagagagagagagagagagagagagagagagagagagagagagagagaggttaaacatatactactactCTATAAAATAGCTCTCCATTATGTTATATCCTTGCTTGCAAGTCAGAATATAGTATAGGCAAGTATACTACAAATTTGATGATGAACCTTTGCTTGAAGCTAAATCATCTCATTGACCTTTGCACACACTGTGATTGTGCTAACCTAGTTCCAGGCtttaagaaattaaaaaaaaacacactaatACAATAATCTAGTCATACGGTACCAGAGAAATTAATTCCTTATATTAGTTCTCACATGGAATGCTTTCAGAAGTCCCAAATTAAGGCTTGCACGTATGGGTCGATTTAGGGATCAGTACTAATAATTAGCGTAGTTGACCATCCAATAAATCATCGGTTGGTGAGGCATTTTTGTCCATTGAGCTGCTCCAATTATAAGGTTTCAATTCGTTTGCCCCCACACTGCTTGCCATACCATGCATGCACGGGCTCGCATTCATAATTGTATATCCGGAAGACTCCATGTTGTAAGCATCAAGTAACGTGTTCAATCGTCAACCCCATGTTGTTAGAAGCATTCGAAAGGAAGAACAAACAAGCATATGGGTCAGGAATATTTGCACAAGCTTATTAGATATAAACACACTTGCTGACATGGTTCCTGTTGAAATTTCTGAGAAAAAACCTGATGTAGACCTCACTATATTCGAATAACAAAGTCGTGAAAAATAGTACAAAAATTATCCATTTTATTGTTGtccaatatttatttatttatgaataTTTGATGTTTGAGATTCCATTTATTGTGTAGACTGCAGAGCTTTTAAAGAACCTCAGGATAGCAGATGATGTCAAAGTCATTAACATAACATGGAATGCTTTACACAAAAGCAGAAGTACGACTGAGAAATCATACCCAACAGCTAACacctggaaaaaaaaaccctgatGGTCCAAGTGTGTCAGTATGTTAGCAAGTAGAAACAGCTTTAATGCTGAATGATTCTTCtgccaaaagaaaattttgatctttcaaTAAAGCAAAAGCAACATACAGAGGCAAGTCATTGCAAGTAAACTTGTGCACGCTAAAAGCCAAATCCTGCTTATCCTTTTCCAGGCTTACACGATGTTTCAGTTGTTCACTTCCTTTTGTCAATCTTCCTTTGAAATCTTCAAACCTAATCCCTCCCTTCTTTGAGCAAATCTTGCCGGTCACTATCCAATCACATGTTCTTCCTCCATTCTCTCTTAATCTGATAGTGCCATAGCTCATAAAAGAGAGAACAACTTGTGTATGTCCCCACTTTGGACAGTACAACATTGAGACCATAGCAGAAATGCGACATGGCTTGTAGCTCAGTTAAGGACCCAAGCGAATCACTATAGCTCTCATCAGATGGCTTCCCTGTTTGTTACTCCTACTTTCACAGTTTGCTGACCTACTTTCACATGACCGGTCCGACCGTCCCCGAGCAAAAGCTTGGAGCCTCTGCATTTTCTGAATGGCTCGCGTGAAATACTACGGGTTTCCTAGGTCTGGGCTGACTGTGTTGGCAGACGAGTATGGTTATGCTCACCTTCATACGTCACGATGAGCATCGCCGGGTCGTCTACGCACCGCTCGACGTGCTTCCTCGCTGGGCAGCCCCGGACGCTGCTACATTTGTAGTAACCCCTGCAACGGATTCGAGCGATTTAGCGAAGTCGGTCTTCTATGCAGATAAATAAAATGCGTTGAAGGAGAAATAATCAGCAACATGTGCTTGCTATCATGGCATAGCTACATTTTCCTATCATTAAGTGCAGGCTTTAAAGTTTAGATGGGGGTGGGGGATGAGGGCAATCAAGATTAGGATGTAGATAGACAAGCATGCTGATCAAATCCATGTTGCATTAACAATATACCTACTTTAGGACCCATGATTGATATTGGTTTTCCAGAGGAGAGAGTAAAGAAATAGCAAAAGACTGTCATGATCCACTAATCCACTAAGCTGGTTATAATTAATTGTGCTCGCAACTAAGGTATCAACACGTCTTGGCTATAGATCCACTTGGAAATTAGGAAaaggtggagtggagtggagtggagtggaggatCCACAAACAATTATTCCACAGGTAAAGGAGCACAATGAGTGCCTGATGCAGATGTGGCATGGCATCTTTCAAGGTACAATTTGGGGAATACCACATCATGATTTAAAAAATGGATAGAGATACGTTTTTTTAGTGTTAGTTGACCACTGACATTAGGTAACCAAGGATTCACGTTTTGCTAAGATTACATGTGAGGTTTAGTTGATACCTTGGATGAGGCGAACCCTTAATCGGCTTCTGACCATACTTTCGCCATGAGTATTCATCTGGAGGTATGTCTGCTATTTTGTTGCTAATGGCGGGCACTTTAATTGACCTCTTAATTCGCAACTTCCTGAAGAACAGAGCAGCATAAATAAAGTTAAAGCACATAATGCTCAATCCGACAAATGAGAGACGCGGTAGGGACAACAAGAACTACAAGAACACAGTTTACCTCCTCTTTGAGCAATGGCACCTTCCGGTTGTGGCACACTTGCCACTTccatcctcccctctccccgtGCACCGCCGTTTGGGCGCATGGTGAGCGTTCACCGGGTCGCTCGCGACCGGGCCGCTGATCAAATGGAACGGCGGCTTCCCTTCCAAGCTAGCCACGCTGCCATCCATGCTAAGCGACGACATGAACGCCGACGACATCGTCCCGGTGGCACTAGGGCTATCAAACTTAAGGCTGATCCCGCTGTTGCTCCTCTTGAACATCTCAGCCTGCAACTtctgctgatgctgatgctgctggAACGGGTACCTATGCGCGGTAGCGCCGAACTGGAACTGAACCGACAACGGCTGCACCAGCTTCGGAGGATCGAACTGATGAGCACCACCCTTGCTGCTCGAGCTGACCAAATCGAGCCCCCGCAACGAATCCGgtggcacgccgccgcctccgccaatCCGGTTGCGCAAATGCGCGGCGGAGCTAGTAGACGGAGTGGCGGCACCGGACATCATCATCCccagctggccgccgccgctgctgctctccAAGAATCCCTTCTCTCTCAGCACCGCCGAAGGCCTGCTTCTCCCGGCCATCCTGCCTCTAGCAtgtccaccaccgccgccgccgccgccattgccgaggaGGGAGACCACCTTCCTGAACTTGGCACAGGCCTCTCCTGTCTCTGCAGCTATGCTCCTGAGCAACGCAGGGTCCTGCTGCTGCGACAGCAAGGCCAGCACCCTGTGGCaactctccaccgccgccctgttcgccgcctccacctcctcctccatcgccgccgccgccgccgccgccggagctaaACCAGCAAGAGAAGCCTCGGATTCTCGCAGCTCTTCAGATCTGGAGAAACACAGCACACGGAGAAGAAGACAAGTTACACAGATCTCCATGAAACAtccccccacaaaaaaaaaacgcagGAAATTCCACCGGAAatcccggggggggggggggagctaGAGCTTCCCGCTCGTCGAGCAACCAGCCATCAAATCCGACGGCGATCGACGGCGGCCGGCCCTGGTTCCGACGGCCGCTCCGGCGgcccatcgtcgccgccgccacaacgAGAGGGGCTCCCCTCCCCATGGCGGCGACAGGCCGTCCGTCCAAGAACGCATCGAATTCATCGccggaaaagaagaagaaaaagaaaaagaagaagagcaagagctcgagctcggcgaGCTCGCTC is part of the Oryza glaberrima chromosome 12, OglaRS2, whole genome shotgun sequence genome and harbors:
- the LOC127757612 gene encoding flowering locus K homology domain, producing the protein MDGNIENTAEDMSGIASNLDNEEQAIPLSDVPEQYKEDPENTYDEETKDSSYEESGIPYNEDQVNINDGNVGHQHEEDQAIPSEEGHAYGGEAQGEQQANAVTDEKKWPGWPGESVFRILVPAQKVGAVIGRKGEFIKKMCEESRARIKVLDGPPGVPDRAVMISAKDEPDAPLPPAVDGLLRVHKRITDGLDGESDQPQRAAGTVGPTRLLVPASQAGSLIGKQGATIKSIQDASKCVLRILESVPPVALSDDRVVEIQGEPLDVHKAVELIASHLRKFLVDRSVLPLFEMQMKVHNAHREQPMPPPQTWGPPPPWGHPSNVPPGGPGYGGNPQFMPPRPQDHYYPPPDVPPVEKQPHYGISSYGRDVPPTGAPPASGNQHPPHGSSQITHSMQVPLSYADAVIGAAGASISYIRRHSGATISIQEGVPGEMTVEISGSASQVQTAQQLIKNFMAEASPQGPPQAPAPPAQPVDTGYSSYPSYGGTSYGSPPGGAGPHNGGSYGGAPPPYPPSYGY
- the LOC127757614 gene encoding protein WRKY1-like — protein: MEEEVEAANRAAVESCHRVLALLSQQQDPALLRSIAAETGEACAKFRKVVSLLGNGGGGGGGGHARGRMAGRSRPSAVLREKGFLESSSGGGQLGMMMSGAATPSTSSAAHLRNRIGGGGGVPPDSLRGLDLVSSSSKGGAHQFDPPKLVQPLSVQFQFGATAHRYPFQQHQHQQKLQAEMFKRSNSGISLKFDSPSATGTMSSAFMSSLSMDGSVASLEGKPPFHLISGPVASDPVNAHHAPKRRCTGRGEDGSGKCATTGRCHCSKRRKLRIKRSIKVPAISNKIADIPPDEYSWRKYGQKPIKGSPHPRGYYKCSSVRGCPARKHVERCVDDPAMLIVTYEGEHNHTRLPTQSAQT